A part of Biomphalaria glabrata chromosome 3, xgBioGlab47.1, whole genome shotgun sequence genomic DNA contains:
- the LOC106054223 gene encoding uncharacterized protein LOC106054223 isoform X2 codes for MSRNRRDLPIVETAPPCGQPDLLKVHNSVDLLPLESRLSRPAGGQLIHTFQAQATSAVNFTRGVPPSMGGTGEAQERGRRMTARSEHLRGNEVDAMAQDAHSNHNVMELVEAIRTIGDNLDMTIRDHKEAAVRAIFRNAPMDFGYDLIWTLGHNYVLRVIGSSLELLLIIGRL; via the exons aTTTGCCCATTGTTGAGACAGCGCCACCTTGTGGTCAGCCTGATCTACTAAAGGTACACAATTCCGTAGACTTACTACCACTCGAGTCACGCCTCAGTAGACCCGCCGGAGGTCAGCTCATTCACACATTCCAGGCTCAAGCCACGTCCGCAGTCAACTTCACCCGTGGTGTCCCCCCAAGCATGGGCGGGACAGGTGAGGCCCAGGAGAGAGGCCGTAGGATGACCGCGCGGAGTGAGCACCTAAGGGGAAATGAGGTAGATGCCATGGCACAAGACGCCCACAGCAACCACAACGTCATGGAACTGGTGGAGGCCATCAGGACCATCGGGGATAATCTGGACATGACAATCAGAGATCACAAGGAG GCTGCTGTGAGGGCCATCTTCAGGAATGCTCCGATGGACTTTGGCTATGACCTAATTTGGACGTTGGGTCACAATTACGTGTTACGGGTCATCGGATCCTCCCTTGAACTTCTGCTCATCATCGGGCGTTTGTGA